The following coding sequences are from one Synechococcus sp. HK05 window:
- a CDS encoding prepilin-type N-terminal cleavage/methylation domain-containing protein, producing MATSPSVEETNVVSRNVSNNISRPAARGFTLPELLIVSVIGGILLVSAAELILAHVRTSTRIEGKLRAQDVWTRVQFLLEQEIQESACSNASGSTLTLTLPPCGEATSPTITYSLQGTNLIRTGPTIDSANGSLILNGATSTDTVASNVSAFSPSTADGRNVAYQLNILDPSGFSFSSEGKSSSAQARSRIIDSTPTP from the coding sequence TTGGCAACATCACCATCAGTCGAGGAGACCAATGTGGTGAGCAGGAACGTTTCTAACAACATCAGCAGACCTGCAGCGCGCGGCTTCACGCTGCCGGAACTCTTGATTGTGTCGGTGATTGGTGGCATCTTGCTGGTGAGCGCCGCTGAGCTCATCTTGGCGCATGTACGAACCAGCACACGGATCGAGGGCAAGCTGCGTGCTCAGGATGTGTGGACGCGGGTTCAATTTCTGTTGGAGCAAGAAATCCAGGAATCCGCTTGCAGTAACGCATCCGGTAGCACGCTGACTCTCACCCTGCCGCCCTGCGGAGAAGCAACATCCCCCACGATCACCTACAGCCTCCAAGGTACGAATCTGATCCGCACAGGGCCAACAATCGATAGTGCCAACGGCTCGTTGATCCTCAATGGCGCAACCAGCACCGATACCGTGGCCAGCAACGTGAGCGCCTTTTCCCCATCCACAGCTGACGGACGCAATGTTGCCTATCAGCTCAATATCCTCGATCCATCCGGCTTCAGCTTCTCCAGCGAAGGAAAATCAAGTTCAGCCCAGGCCAGAAGCCGCATCATCGACAGCACACCCACCCCATAA
- the lepA gene encoding translation elongation factor 4, whose product MTDVPASRIRNFCIIAHIDHGKSTLADRLLQDTGTVAARDMQEQFLDNMDLERERGITIKLQAARMEYKAADGETYILNLIDTPGHVDFSYEVSRSLQACEGALLVVDASQGVEAQTLANVYLAIENNLEIIPVLNKIDLPGADPERISEEIEAIIGLDCSGAIPCSAKSGLGVPDILQAVVDRVPPPPDRVDEPLRALIFDSYYDPYRGVIVYFRVISGSIGAKDKVLLMASKKTYELDEVGVMAPDQRKVDRLQAGEVGYLAASIKAVADARVGDTITLVNNPAPEPLPGYTEAKPMVFCGLFPTDADQYPDLREALDKLQLSDAALKYEPETSSAMGFGFRCGFLGLLHMEIVQERLEREYNLDLIVTAPSVIYQVNMLDETTVMVDNPATLPDPQKRESIEEPYVKLEIYTPNTYNGTLMELCQERRGEFIDMKYITTDRVTLHYEMPLAEVVTDFFDQMKSRTKGYASMEYSLIGYRKNDLVRLDVLINGEKADPLTTIVHRDKAYNVGKGLVEKLKELIPRQQFKIPIQASIGSRVIASESISAMRKDVLAKCYGGDISRKKKLLQKQAKGKKRMKAMGKVDVPQEAFMAVLKLNQ is encoded by the coding sequence ATGACCGACGTTCCCGCCTCACGGATCCGCAACTTCTGCATCATTGCCCACATCGACCACGGCAAATCAACGCTGGCCGATCGCTTGCTGCAGGACACCGGCACGGTGGCTGCCCGCGATATGCAGGAGCAGTTCCTCGACAATATGGATCTGGAGCGTGAGCGGGGCATCACGATCAAGCTCCAGGCTGCGCGGATGGAATACAAGGCCGCCGATGGCGAGACCTACATCCTCAACCTGATCGATACCCCCGGTCACGTTGACTTCTCCTATGAAGTGAGCCGCTCGCTTCAGGCCTGCGAAGGAGCCCTGCTGGTGGTGGATGCCAGCCAGGGCGTGGAAGCGCAGACCCTCGCCAACGTGTATCTGGCGATTGAGAACAATCTCGAGATCATTCCGGTTCTTAACAAGATTGATCTTCCTGGCGCCGATCCCGAGCGCATCAGCGAAGAAATTGAGGCGATCATCGGCCTTGATTGCTCGGGTGCGATCCCCTGCTCAGCCAAGAGCGGCTTGGGTGTTCCCGACATCCTCCAGGCCGTTGTGGATCGGGTGCCGCCTCCGCCCGATCGGGTGGACGAGCCGCTGCGAGCCCTGATCTTTGATTCCTATTACGACCCCTACCGGGGCGTGATTGTGTATTTCCGGGTGATCTCTGGCTCGATCGGCGCCAAAGACAAGGTGCTGCTGATGGCTAGCAAGAAAACCTATGAGCTTGATGAGGTGGGCGTGATGGCCCCCGATCAGCGCAAGGTGGATCGCTTGCAGGCTGGCGAGGTGGGCTATCTGGCCGCTTCGATCAAGGCCGTGGCCGATGCGCGTGTGGGCGACACGATCACCTTGGTGAACAACCCGGCGCCGGAACCGCTGCCCGGTTACACCGAGGCGAAGCCGATGGTGTTTTGCGGTCTGTTTCCCACCGACGCTGATCAATACCCGGATCTACGCGAAGCCCTCGACAAACTGCAGCTCAGCGATGCAGCGCTCAAGTACGAGCCCGAAACCAGCAGCGCCATGGGCTTCGGCTTCCGCTGCGGCTTCCTCGGCCTGCTGCACATGGAGATCGTGCAGGAGCGCCTCGAGCGCGAATACAACCTCGATCTGATCGTTACCGCGCCGTCTGTGATTTATCAGGTGAACATGCTCGACGAAACCACGGTGATGGTGGATAACCCGGCCACCTTGCCCGATCCCCAAAAGCGGGAATCGATCGAAGAGCCCTACGTGAAGCTTGAGATCTATACCCCCAACACTTACAACGGCACCTTGATGGAGCTCTGCCAGGAGCGGCGGGGTGAATTCATCGACATGAAATACATCACCACCGACCGGGTGACCCTTCACTACGAGATGCCCCTGGCTGAAGTGGTGACCGACTTCTTCGATCAGATGAAGAGCCGCACCAAGGGTTACGCCTCGATGGAGTATTCGCTGATCGGCTACCGCAAAAACGACCTGGTGCGACTGGATGTGTTGATCAATGGCGAGAAAGCCGATCCGCTCACCACAATCGTGCACCGCGATAAGGCCTACAACGTGGGCAAGGGTTTGGTGGAGAAGCTCAAGGAATTGATCCCTCGTCAGCAGTTCAAGATTCCGATCCAGGCCTCCATCGGCAGCCGTGTGATCGCCTCAGAGAGCATCAGCGCCATGCGTAAAGACGTGCTCGCCAAGTGCTACGGCGGCGACATCTCCCGTAAGAAAAAGCTGCTGCAGAAACAGGCCAAGGGTAAGAAGCGTATGAAGGCGATGGGCAAGGTGGATGTGCCCCAAGAGGCCTTCATGGCCGTGCTCAAGCTCAACCAGTGA
- a CDS encoding GspH/FimT family pseudopilin: MKAPAQASSRLSLAELLVGVAILGLLISLGWRGGTEALARQRLDAATRRLEQGIERGRAEAQQHDQACGLSLVEQGWAPPQGGGLPACLPTREELQDPLVMAIGEVQLSHNFPAVLRFSRNGLVLDGGTAVLQASGTPVQRCLVMSPPLGITRVGGYLGGQCEPVAGL; encoded by the coding sequence ATGAAGGCTCCTGCACAGGCATCCTCTCGGCTGTCGTTAGCCGAGCTGTTGGTGGGCGTTGCCATTCTCGGCTTGCTGATCAGCCTTGGTTGGCGCGGTGGAACCGAAGCGCTGGCCAGGCAGCGCCTGGATGCCGCAACGCGAAGACTCGAGCAAGGCATCGAGCGCGGGCGCGCAGAGGCTCAACAGCACGATCAAGCCTGTGGCTTGAGCTTGGTGGAGCAGGGCTGGGCACCGCCGCAGGGGGGTGGGCTGCCTGCCTGCCTACCCACCCGAGAGGAGTTGCAGGATCCCCTGGTGATGGCGATCGGTGAGGTGCAACTGAGCCATAACTTCCCAGCGGTGCTGAGATTTAGCCGCAATGGGCTTGTGCTGGATGGCGGCACGGCTGTTCTGCAGGCCTCGGGCACCCCAGTGCAGCGCTGTTTGGTGATGTCGCCGCCGTTGGGTATTACCCGCGTGGGCGGCTATCTCGGAGGTCAATGTGAGCCAGTTGCAGGGCTGTAG
- a CDS encoding multidrug efflux SMR transporter: MPITPAWLLLLLAIASEVVGTSCLKLSAGMSRPLPTLVVLAAYGCSMLLLSRVVQTIPLGITYALWSGIGIVAIVLVGLLAYRQVPSSGQLLGIALITAGVAVVNLTGPLHE, translated from the coding sequence ATGCCCATCACCCCTGCCTGGCTGCTGCTGCTCCTCGCCATTGCCTCAGAAGTGGTGGGCACCTCCTGCCTGAAGCTCTCTGCCGGCATGAGCCGGCCCCTGCCCACCCTGGTGGTGCTAGCGGCCTACGGCTGCTCCATGCTGCTGCTGTCTCGGGTGGTGCAAACCATCCCTCTCGGCATCACCTACGCCCTTTGGAGCGGCATCGGCATCGTGGCGATCGTGCTGGTGGGCCTGCTCGCCTACCGGCAAGTTCCTAGCTCCGGCCAACTGTTAGGCATCGCCCTGATCACCGCTGGAGTGGCGGTGGTGAACCTCACCGGTCCGCTGCATGAATGA
- a CDS encoding sensor histidine kinase KdpD: MAVASIRRHLQATSLLAVLAGYVVLLLVNRQLSARLRQDRHDAQVRATTQLLQGLLPEEIDSTAELRRHLSDLASPSLLVWMIWLEPDRQGPGPAILPSGAAFRQFHSGHALLRAADAVVPADGMPREFRFDGRTYFTCSMPLRLAGKPYQLRFLQDFTLETEQERLISLLLVAVAGASALFTSALMRLVIHRGLLPLDAFSATLAGISALSLSTERLSLEGQPSELHPIAQAFNDLLDRLAEAWEHQRTFVNGVSHELRTPITLISGYSRRLLRRADQLDQQQQKQLELVASESESMGRLVNDLLEIARDDAGRLQLESQQLDPAVLLEELFVRLRPTSDGRLQLQPIPSGYPGVSADPERLSQCLTNLVENALKYSPASQPIELALSSDADQVVLHVRDHGAGVPAAERDKIFGRFVRGSGSADTSGHGIGLAVVKTLMERMGGSVRVGDAPGGGADFQLCLPAIPEPPVSSRPSLRRWLSPGLS; this comes from the coding sequence ATGGCAGTTGCATCAATCCGTCGCCATCTGCAGGCCACGAGCCTGTTGGCCGTTCTGGCTGGGTATGTGGTGCTGCTGCTGGTGAACCGGCAGCTTTCCGCGCGCCTGCGCCAGGATCGGCACGATGCCCAGGTGCGGGCCACCACGCAGTTATTGCAGGGCTTGCTCCCGGAAGAAATTGACTCCACCGCTGAGCTTCGGCGTCACCTTTCCGACCTGGCCAGCCCTTCATTGCTGGTGTGGATGATCTGGCTGGAGCCCGATCGTCAGGGCCCGGGCCCCGCGATTCTTCCCAGCGGAGCGGCGTTTCGGCAGTTTCACTCCGGCCATGCGCTGTTGCGGGCTGCTGATGCCGTGGTGCCGGCGGATGGCATGCCTCGCGAATTTCGCTTCGACGGGCGCACTTACTTCACCTGTTCGATGCCGCTCCGCCTGGCGGGGAAGCCCTACCAGTTGCGTTTTCTTCAGGACTTCACCCTGGAAACAGAACAGGAACGGCTGATCAGTCTCCTGCTTGTGGCTGTGGCTGGAGCCTCAGCGCTGTTTACCTCCGCTCTGATGCGGTTGGTGATCCATCGCGGCCTGCTGCCCCTCGATGCCTTCAGCGCCACCCTGGCCGGCATCAGCGCGCTCTCCCTCAGCACCGAGCGCCTCTCCCTCGAAGGGCAGCCCTCGGAGTTGCATCCGATCGCGCAGGCGTTTAACGACCTCCTCGATCGACTGGCGGAGGCCTGGGAGCATCAGCGCACCTTTGTGAATGGGGTGTCGCATGAGCTGCGCACGCCGATCACCCTTATCAGTGGTTACAGCCGCCGGCTCCTGCGCCGCGCTGACCAGCTCGATCAGCAGCAGCAGAAGCAGCTGGAGCTGGTGGCCTCAGAGTCCGAATCGATGGGGCGGCTGGTGAATGATCTGCTGGAAATCGCCCGCGATGATGCCGGGCGGCTGCAGTTGGAGAGCCAACAGCTTGATCCAGCGGTGCTGCTTGAGGAGCTCTTTGTGCGTTTGCGTCCCACCAGTGACGGCCGGCTGCAGTTGCAGCCCATCCCCAGTGGCTACCCCGGGGTGAGTGCCGATCCGGAACGGCTCAGCCAGTGCCTCACCAACCTGGTGGAAAACGCTCTCAAATACAGCCCTGCATCTCAGCCGATCGAGCTGGCTCTCAGCAGTGACGCCGATCAGGTGGTGCTGCATGTGCGCGATCACGGCGCTGGAGTGCCGGCTGCTGAGCGCGACAAGATCTTTGGCCGATTTGTGCGGGGCAGTGGCAGCGCCGACACCAGCGGCCACGGCATCGGCCTGGCCGTGGTGAAAACGCTGATGGAACGCATGGGTGGCAGCGTGCGTGTTGGGGATGCTCCGGGTGGGGGAGCTGATTTCCAGCTGTGCCTGCCCGCCATACCGGAGCCACCCGTGAGTTCCCGCCCCAGCCTGCGCCGCTGGCTCAGCCCGGGGTTGTCATGA
- a CDS encoding NifU family protein has translation MSTDTANATPDTTAAEANDPRALTLENVERTLDELRPYLMADGGNVEVVEIDGPIVKVRLQGACGSCPSSTMTLKMGIERKLREAIPEVSEVVQVL, from the coding sequence ATGAGCACCGACACCGCCAACGCCACGCCGGACACCACTGCGGCCGAAGCCAACGACCCCCGCGCCCTCACCCTCGAAAACGTGGAGCGCACCCTCGATGAGCTGCGCCCTTATCTGATGGCCGATGGCGGCAACGTGGAAGTGGTGGAGATCGACGGCCCGATCGTGAAGGTGCGCCTGCAGGGCGCCTGCGGCTCCTGCCCCAGCAGCACCATGACCCTGAAGATGGGCATCGAGCGCAAGCTGCGTGAAGCCATCCCCGAAGTGAGCGAAGTGGTGCAGGTGCTCTGA
- the mqo gene encoding malate dehydrogenase (quinone), whose amino-acid sequence MTHRCDALLVGAGIMGATLARLLRQLDPALEVVVLERLPAVAAESSAALNNAGTGHAANCELNYTPQAADGSVPIAKALSINAAFELSLQFWAALVERGELQDPAAFIRAVPHLSFVWGEANVAFLRRRWEALNASPQFAGMQWSGDSAQLREWMPLVMQGRILDQPLAATRVARGTDVNFGALTAALLDGVDVRLEHEVVSLERGGRGWLVEARQPGGATAAFEAPFVFLGAGGGALPLLQRSGIPEARQYGAFPVSGQWLVCRNLEVIAGHNAKVYGKAAVGAPPMSVPHLDTRWIDGQRALLFGPYAGFSTRFLKQGSLWDLGRSVKPFNLLPSLQVGSQNFDLVRYLVTQVVQSQEQRLESLRQFLPQARGDDWELAIAGQRVQIIKQINGRGTLQMGTEVVSSGDGSLAALLGASPGASTAVQTMLEVLQRCWPERFGSSAWQEQLRALIPGWGVDLAQDAAQLTAQRGRVNAALGLAVG is encoded by the coding sequence ATGACGCACCGCTGCGATGCCCTGCTGGTGGGAGCCGGAATCATGGGCGCCACCCTGGCGCGGTTGCTGCGTCAGCTCGATCCCGCTCTCGAGGTGGTGGTGCTCGAGCGGTTGCCGGCGGTGGCCGCTGAAAGCAGCGCTGCTCTCAACAACGCCGGCACGGGGCATGCGGCCAACTGCGAGCTCAACTACACGCCCCAGGCCGCCGATGGCTCGGTGCCCATCGCCAAAGCGCTGTCGATCAACGCCGCCTTTGAGCTGAGCCTGCAGTTCTGGGCTGCCCTGGTGGAGCGGGGCGAGCTCCAGGATCCGGCGGCGTTCATCCGTGCGGTGCCTCACCTGAGCTTTGTGTGGGGTGAGGCGAATGTGGCCTTCCTGCGCCGGCGCTGGGAGGCGCTGAACGCCAGTCCTCAGTTCGCCGGCATGCAGTGGAGCGGCGACAGCGCCCAGCTGCGCGAATGGATGCCGCTGGTCATGCAGGGGCGAATCCTCGATCAGCCCCTCGCAGCCACCCGCGTGGCCCGCGGCACCGATGTGAATTTCGGGGCGCTCACGGCTGCCCTGCTGGACGGCGTGGATGTGCGGCTCGAGCATGAGGTGGTGAGCCTCGAGCGTGGCGGCCGCGGCTGGCTTGTTGAGGCGCGCCAACCCGGCGGCGCCACCGCGGCTTTTGAGGCGCCGTTTGTGTTTCTGGGCGCTGGTGGTGGTGCTCTGCCGCTCCTTCAGCGTTCGGGCATTCCCGAGGCGCGCCAGTACGGCGCCTTCCCCGTGAGCGGGCAATGGTTGGTGTGCCGCAACCTCGAGGTGATCGCCGGCCACAACGCCAAGGTGTATGGCAAGGCGGCCGTGGGAGCGCCGCCGATGTCGGTGCCGCACCTCGACACCCGCTGGATCGATGGCCAGCGCGCGCTGTTGTTTGGCCCTTACGCCGGTTTCAGCACCCGTTTCCTGAAGCAGGGATCCCTCTGGGATCTGGGGCGATCGGTGAAGCCATTCAACCTGCTCCCGAGCCTGCAGGTGGGCAGCCAGAACTTTGATCTGGTGCGTTATCTGGTGACCCAGGTGGTGCAGAGCCAGGAGCAACGGCTCGAGAGCCTGCGCCAGTTTCTGCCCCAGGCCCGTGGCGACGACTGGGAGCTGGCGATAGCCGGTCAGCGGGTGCAGATCATCAAGCAGATCAACGGCCGCGGCACGTTGCAGATGGGCACCGAGGTGGTGAGCAGCGGCGATGGATCCCTGGCGGCGCTGCTGGGCGCCTCACCTGGCGCCTCCACGGCTGTGCAAACGATGCTTGAGGTTCTGCAGCGCTGCTGGCCCGAGCGCTTTGGCAGTAGCGCCTGGCAGGAGCAATTGCGTGCGTTGATCCCTGGTTGGGGGGTGGATCTTGCGCAGGATGCCGCTCAGCTCACAGCCCAGCGCGGACGCGTCAACGCAGCGCTGGGTCTCGCCGTGGGGTGA
- a CDS encoding alpha/beta hydrolase — protein MPPAPLEPPGATQTLRLASGSELWTIPYAALQQFVADGTITDRQLLQLAANSGWPDDQLRAALARPYAVSLVPLSKFLYSPAGVAFLQQQTQAFRPLMARGRDVRVEGMRAAILRTAKSGTISAMTILRELPTTFVVELGGQPTQRCSSLPCVNPVQCTSTMSWLVFLPACLQAASNGSTAATAP, from the coding sequence GTGCCCCCTGCACCACTGGAGCCCCCTGGTGCCACGCAAACCCTGCGCTTGGCCAGTGGTTCTGAGCTCTGGACCATTCCCTACGCGGCGCTGCAGCAGTTTGTGGCCGACGGCACCATCACCGATCGCCAGCTGTTGCAACTGGCAGCCAACTCCGGCTGGCCTGATGACCAATTGCGTGCCGCTTTGGCGAGGCCCTACGCGGTGAGCTTGGTGCCGTTGTCCAAGTTTCTCTATTCCCCGGCTGGTGTGGCTTTCCTGCAGCAGCAAACCCAGGCCTTCCGCCCGTTGATGGCCCGTGGCCGCGACGTTCGGGTGGAGGGGATGCGAGCTGCCATCCTGCGCACGGCCAAGAGCGGCACGATCTCAGCCATGACGATCCTGCGAGAACTTCCCACCACCTTTGTGGTGGAGCTTGGCGGTCAACCCACCCAGCGTTGCTCGAGCCTCCCGTGCGTGAATCCGGTGCAGTGCACCTCCACCATGAGCTGGTTGGTGTTTTTGCCCGCCTGTTTGCAAGCGGCATCGAATGGTTCTACCGCGGCTACCGCGCCGTGA
- a CDS encoding Tfp pilus assembly protein FimT/FimU gives MEKRFYYLKANHSDANSRVMVPLNPQARGFSLTELLSVVVILGILTFVGIDINLQQRNREEVNALTISLAGWLEQVRKSALLGAGCTVSISSSVSGDALVASATTTNATTQITSPATCLTSNPLRGDDVASISPSSSFSITSPTIQFTPRGTVSPLSNSVINVVVKKLPNGPTRCIAIKGLIGNITISRGDQCGEQERF, from the coding sequence ATGGAAAAAAGATTCTATTACCTTAAGGCAAATCACTCTGATGCCAACAGTCGCGTCATGGTGCCCCTAAATCCTCAAGCCAGGGGCTTCAGTCTAACCGAGCTGCTGAGCGTCGTCGTGATTCTCGGAATCCTCACATTTGTAGGCATTGATATTAATCTGCAACAAAGGAATCGTGAGGAAGTCAACGCACTCACCATCTCGCTAGCAGGCTGGCTGGAACAAGTGAGAAAAAGTGCTCTCTTAGGTGCTGGATGCACCGTTTCCATCAGTTCATCCGTGAGCGGTGACGCCTTAGTAGCCAGCGCAACCACCACGAATGCAACCACGCAGATCACAAGCCCCGCAACGTGCCTCACGAGCAATCCACTGAGAGGTGACGACGTGGCCAGCATCTCACCCAGCTCAAGCTTTTCAATCACCAGTCCAACCATTCAGTTCACACCCCGCGGCACCGTAAGCCCATTAAGCAATTCCGTGATTAATGTGGTGGTCAAGAAGCTGCCCAACGGGCCAACACGATGCATTGCCATCAAAGGCCTGATTGGCAACATCACCATCAGTCGAGGAGACCAATGTGGTGAGCAGGAACGTTTCTAA
- the serS gene encoding serine--tRNA ligase encodes MLDQRLLRDNPELITEQLGRRGMTLDLTGLQLMARQERDLEEQRSNLQAEGNRIGKEVGLKIKGGAAPGSPEVQELRNEGNRIKQQVAVLEEEEKALEAKLRAQLLTLPNLPSPDAPDGRNEDDNVEIKRWGTPRETEDWLEEHWQIAERLELFEAERSVRIAQSRFVTLMGQGARLERALINFMLDLHGGKGYREVLPPILVNSASLTGSGQLPKFAEESFRCAEDDLWLTPTAEVPVTSLHRDEVIPAEQLPLKYVAYTPCFRREAGSYGRDTRGLIRLHQFNKVELYWFCHPEHSAEAHQQITADAEAVLEALELPYRKIELCTGDMGFSAARTYDLEVWLPGAGAYREISSCSVCGDFQARRSAIRMKEGKGTQLVHTLNGSGLAVGRTMAALLENGQQVDGSVKLPAALVPYFGSECIGAAV; translated from the coding sequence GTGCTGGATCAGCGCCTGTTGCGCGACAACCCCGAGCTGATCACCGAGCAGCTGGGTCGTCGCGGCATGACGCTCGACCTCACGGGCCTCCAGCTGATGGCACGCCAGGAACGTGACCTGGAAGAGCAACGCAGCAACCTGCAGGCCGAAGGCAACCGCATCGGCAAAGAGGTGGGCCTGAAGATCAAGGGCGGTGCTGCCCCGGGTAGCCCTGAGGTGCAGGAGCTGCGCAACGAAGGCAACCGCATCAAGCAGCAGGTGGCGGTGCTGGAGGAGGAGGAAAAAGCATTGGAGGCGAAGCTGCGCGCGCAGCTGCTCACCCTGCCCAACCTGCCGTCGCCCGACGCCCCAGACGGCCGCAACGAAGACGACAACGTGGAAATCAAGCGCTGGGGCACCCCGCGCGAGACCGAAGACTGGCTTGAGGAGCATTGGCAGATCGCCGAGCGCCTCGAGCTGTTTGAAGCCGAGCGCTCCGTGCGCATCGCCCAGAGCCGCTTCGTCACGCTGATGGGCCAGGGCGCCCGGCTGGAGCGAGCCCTAATCAACTTCATGCTCGACCTCCACGGCGGCAAGGGCTACCGCGAGGTGCTGCCGCCGATCCTGGTGAACAGCGCCAGCCTCACCGGCTCCGGCCAGCTGCCCAAATTCGCCGAGGAGAGCTTCCGCTGCGCTGAAGACGACCTCTGGCTCACCCCTACGGCCGAGGTGCCCGTCACCTCGCTGCACCGCGATGAGGTGATCCCGGCCGAGCAGCTGCCGCTCAAATACGTGGCTTACACCCCCTGCTTCCGGCGCGAGGCCGGCAGTTACGGGCGTGACACCCGTGGACTGATTCGCCTGCACCAGTTCAACAAGGTGGAGCTCTACTGGTTCTGCCACCCCGAACACTCCGCCGAGGCGCACCAGCAGATCACCGCCGATGCCGAAGCGGTGCTGGAAGCGCTCGAGCTGCCCTACCGCAAGATCGAGCTCTGCACAGGCGACATGGGCTTCTCCGCCGCCCGCACTTACGACCTTGAAGTGTGGCTGCCGGGCGCCGGCGCCTACCGCGAAATCTCCAGCTGCTCGGTGTGCGGCGATTTCCAGGCCCGCCGCTCCGCCATCCGCATGAAGGAAGGCAAGGGCACGCAGCTGGTGCACACCCTCAACGGCAGCGGCCTGGCCGTGGGCCGCACGATGGCGGCGCTGCTGGAGAACGGCCAGCAGGTGGATGGTTCGGTGAAACTGCCGGCTGCCTTGGTGCCCTATTTCGGCTCTGAGTGCATTGGCGCCGCGGTCTGA
- a CDS encoding prepilin-type N-terminal cleavage/methylation domain-containing protein: MTSSPFRSSLAQTLLHKKTRTIKKLASDHQKGFTLVELLVVVVILGILSAVGVPAYLTQAQRARDNAANSAAMGAAKACAALLVTQDEDQFAPGEGVSPATCAAGTSYTATVDDSTAVAIVNTDGSVEMTTRAGS; this comes from the coding sequence ATGACAAGCTCACCCTTCAGATCATCTTTAGCGCAGACGCTTCTTCACAAAAAGACAAGAACTATCAAAAAACTAGCCAGTGATCACCAAAAGGGGTTCACCCTGGTTGAACTCTTGGTGGTGGTTGTGATCCTTGGCATTCTATCGGCAGTGGGCGTGCCGGCCTACTTGACGCAAGCCCAGCGTGCCCGTGATAACGCTGCCAATTCGGCTGCAATGGGTGCAGCAAAAGCATGCGCAGCACTACTCGTGACCCAAGATGAAGACCAGTTTGCCCCTGGTGAAGGCGTAAGTCCAGCCACCTGCGCTGCTGGAACCTCCTACACAGCCACCGTAGACGATTCGACTGCAGTAGCAATCGTCAACACCGATGGAAGTGTAGAGATGACAACCCGAGCTGGCTCCTAA
- the rseP gene encoding RIP metalloprotease RseP — protein MGVLTALAILAGLIVVHEAGHFFAATWQGIRVSGFSVGFGPVLLERQRRGVQFALRAIPLGGFVSFPDDDEESTIPANDPDLLRNRPIPQRALVIAAGVLANLLLAWSVLVAQGLVVGIPAGFSTTPGVLVAGVQSGQAASAAGLRPGDRILSADGVNLGGGQSAVAQLVERVKGAPDQTLRLQAERAGQTVTLALTPADVGGIGRIGAQLQPSGSEAFRRPKGPGEILNQANRDFASLTLRTVDGFITLATHFGETAGQVSGPVKIVEMGASLAKQGGSSLFLYTALISINLAVLNALPLPLLDGGQFVLLMLEGLRGKPLPEKFQLAFMQSGFVFLVGLSLVLIVKDTSQLAAVQQLLGR, from the coding sequence ATGGGGGTTCTCACGGCCCTAGCGATCCTGGCCGGCTTGATCGTGGTGCACGAGGCCGGCCATTTCTTTGCCGCCACCTGGCAGGGCATCCGCGTCAGCGGCTTCTCCGTTGGCTTCGGGCCGGTGCTGCTGGAGCGCCAGCGGCGTGGCGTGCAGTTCGCCCTGCGGGCCATCCCCCTGGGGGGCTTCGTGTCGTTCCCCGACGACGACGAAGAGAGCACCATCCCCGCCAACGACCCTGACCTGTTGCGCAACCGGCCCATCCCGCAACGGGCCCTGGTGATCGCCGCCGGCGTGCTCGCCAACCTGCTGCTGGCGTGGAGCGTCCTCGTGGCGCAAGGCCTGGTGGTGGGCATCCCGGCTGGCTTCAGCACCACCCCCGGTGTTCTGGTGGCTGGGGTACAGAGCGGGCAGGCCGCGTCAGCGGCAGGGCTGCGACCAGGAGATCGCATCCTCAGCGCCGATGGCGTGAACCTCGGCGGCGGCCAGAGCGCCGTGGCCCAGCTTGTGGAGCGGGTAAAAGGAGCTCCCGATCAAACCCTGAGGCTTCAGGCCGAACGCGCCGGCCAGACCGTCACCCTTGCACTCACCCCCGCCGATGTGGGTGGGATCGGCCGCATCGGCGCCCAATTGCAACCCAGCGGCAGTGAAGCTTTCCGCCGCCCCAAGGGTCCCGGCGAAATCCTCAATCAGGCCAACCGCGACTTCGCCAGCCTCACGCTGCGCACGGTCGATGGATTCATAACCCTCGCCACCCATTTCGGTGAAACCGCTGGCCAGGTCTCGGGCCCGGTGAAGATCGTGGAGATGGGCGCCTCCCTGGCCAAACAGGGCGGCAGCAGCCTTTTCCTCTACACGGCCCTGATCTCGATCAACCTGGCGGTGCTCAACGCCCTGCCCCTGCCGTTGCTGGATGGCGGTCAGTTCGTGCTGCTGATGCTCGAGGGCCTGCGCGGCAAACCCCTGCCCGAGAAGTTCCAGCTGGCCTTCATGCAGTCGGGCTTTGTCTTTCTGGTGGGCCTCAGCCTGGTGCTGATCGTGAAAGACACCAGTCAGCTCGCGGCGGTCCAGCAGCTACTGGGCCGTTGA